From a single Aythya fuligula isolate bAytFul2 chromosome 16, bAytFul2.pri, whole genome shotgun sequence genomic region:
- the SNAI1 gene encoding zinc finger protein SNAI1, translated as MPRSFLVKKHFSASKKPNYSELESQTVLATPLLYETCPLSVIPPPEVLGPGAYYPPLVWDAGLLSSLFPAGPGTEAEAAGGAAPALDLTVLSSEEDEGKSSGPPSPTSAPATAERFRCAQCAKAYSTFAGLSKHKQLHCDAQTRKSFSCKYCEKEYVSLGALKMHIRSHTLPCVCKMCGKAFSRPWLLQGHIRTHTGEKPFSCTHCNRAFADRSNLRAHLQTHSDVKKYQCKTCSRTFSRMSLLHKHEETGCSGTR; from the exons ATGCCGCGCTCCTTCCTGGTGAAGAAGCACTTCTCAGCCAGCAAGAAGCCGAACTACAGCGAGCTGGAGAGCCAGACCG TGCTGGCCACCCCACTGCTGTACGAGACGTGCCCGCTGTCCGTCATCCCCCCGCCCGAGGTGCTCGGCCCCGGTGCCTACTACCCGCCGCTGGTGTGGGacgcagggctgctctccagcctcttcccGGCCGGCCCGGGCACTGAGGCGGAGGCagcgggcggcgcggcgccggCCCTGGACCTGACAGTGCTCTCCAGCGAGGAGGACGAGGGCAAGAGCTCAGGGCCACCCAGCCCGACCTCGGCCCCCGCCACCGCTGAGCGATTCCGCTGCGCCCAGTGCGCCAAGGCCTACTCCACCTTTGCTGGGCTCTCCAAGCACAAACAATTGCACTGCGACGCCCAGACCAGGAAATCCTTCAGCTGCAAGTACTGCGAGAAGGAGTACGTGAGCCTGGGGGCTCTCAAGATGCACATCCGGAGCCACACACTGCCCTGCGTCTGCAAGATGTGCGGCAAGGCCTTCTCCcggccctggctgctgcagggccacaTCCGGACGCACACCG GTGAAAAGCCCTTTTCCTGTACACACTGCAACCGGGCCTTCGCTGACCGCTCTAATCTGCGCGCCCACCTGCAGACCCATTCAGATGTAAAGAAGTACCAGTGCAAAACCTGCTCCCGGACTTTCTCCCGTATGTCACTGCTCCACAAGCACGAGGAAACGGGCTGCTCTGGGACGCGCTGA
- the RNF114 gene encoding E3 ubiquitin-protein ligase RNF114, which translates to MAVAGGGGGSSASCAPSARGLERPDPLARLTCPVCLEVFDSPVRVPCGHVFCTPCLQECLKLKKPVCGVCRSTLAPGSRALDLEKQIEATETTCNGCNKKMYLSKMRSHAASCSKYQNYIMEGVKAVTKEPLHNTRNFPNRFTFPCPYCSEKNFDQEGLVEHCKTLHSMDAKQVVCPICASMPWGDPNYRSANFMEHLQRRHRFSYDTFVDYDADEDDMMAQVLMRSLRDK; encoded by the exons ATGGCGGTGGCGGGGGGCGGTGGCGGATCGTCGGCGTCCTGTGCGCCCTCCGCCCGCGGCCTTGAGCGGCCTGACCCGCTGGCGCGCCTCACCTGCCCCGTGTGCCTCGAGGTGTTCGACAGCCCCGTGCGCGTCCCCTGCGGACACGT gTTTTGCACACCATGCCTGCAGGAGTGCCTCAAGCTCAAAAAGCCAGTCTGTGGTGTCTGCCGCAGCACCCTGGCTCCTGGGAGCAGGGCTCTTGACTTGGAAAAGCAGATCGAAGCGACAGAAACCACTTGTAACGGCTGCAACAAAAAG ATGTATCTCTCAAAGATGCGCAGCCACGCAGCTTCTTGTTCAAAGTACCAGAACTATATCATGGAAGGTGTGAAAGCTGTGACTAAAGAACCACTCCACAACACCAG GAATTTCCCCAATCGCTTCACCTTTCCTTGTCCATATTGCAGCGAGAAAAACTTTGATCAAGAAGGACTAGTTGAGCACTGCAAAACATTGCACAGCATGGATGCAAAACAAGTG gTTTGCCCAATTTGTGCCTCGATGCCATGGGGAGATCCAAATTACAGGAGTGCTAACTTCATGGAACACCTTCAGAGACGACACCGGTTTTCATACGATACTTTTGTG GATTATGATGCTGATGAAGATGATATGATGGCACAGGTTTTGATGCGTTCTTTGCgggataaataa
- the SPATA2 gene encoding spermatogenesis-associated protein 2 isoform X2: MDTKYKDDLFRKFRLIKFYEMAENSLRALKSSSLHSLHNAFSMLETVGINLFLYPWKKEFKNIKTYTGPFVYYVKSALTEDDVRQILNYMGYVQELGTTYKLKEQVDAIQVKMVSFELFLAKVECEQLLEIHLQVKDKGYSEIDVINERKTSNEDVRGCSEAMKRRAECKENLNTSMARMVLQKSASERASKDYFKPKVSKPSKSVDTYDNYWENKKPPLMSSLSLRKEPILVDAEDDIKDEIIRPSPSLLTMSSSPHACSDEFLPTSSHHNGMLRTNVPYSSYFSAQEDLDLYTDPDSRSMLNFKRQEAIKPDVWLLKNDANPVYHKRAHLAKEAASIKCQNCGVPCGTSVCQKCDNLFNSRQDYPAVKQSTYSIKSVPNDGLSPVSALREKSQYTSQTQSQERASQFSSKSKSSGTSRCGFCNRSGAANTCTFCSKVSCDTCLSAYYYDPCCRKSELHRFMPNNQLNYKSAQLSHVVYR, translated from the exons ATGGATACAAAATACAAAGACGATTTATTTAGGAA ATTCCGGTTGATAAAATTTTATGAGATGGCTGAAAACTCACTGAGAGCTCTGAAATCCTCCAGTTTACATTCTCTCCATAATGCATTCAGCATGCTTGAGACAGTTGGAATCAACCTCTTCCTTTATCCCTGGAAAAAGGAGTTCAAAAACATTAAG ACCTACACTGGACCCTTTGTTTATTACGTGAAGTCTGCTCTAACTGAAGATGATGTAAGGCAGATTCTGAACTACATGGGCTATGTCCAAGAACTGGGAACAACATACAAGCTCAAAGAGCAGGTTGATGCCATCCAAGTGAAAATGGTTTCATTTGAACTCTTTTTGGCCAAAGTGGAATGTGAGCAGCTCCTTGAGATTCATTTGCAAGTGAAGGATAAAGGTTACTCAGAGATTGATGTCATAAATGAACGGAAAACCAGCAATGAAGATGTTCGAGGCTGCTCGGAAGCCATGAAGCGGCGTGCAGAGTGCAAGGAAAACCTAAACACCTCCATGGCACGAATGGTGCTTCAGAAGTCGGCAAGCGAACGGGCCTCTAAAGATTACTTCAAGCCAAAGGTGAGCAAGCCTTCTAAATCAGTGGACACATATGATAATTACTGGGAAAATAAGAAACCACCTTTGATGAGCTCTTTGAGTCTCAGGAAAGAACCAATTCTGGTCGATGCGGAAGATGACATTAAGGATGAGATTATCCGTCCGTCACCCTCCCTCCTGACAATGTCAAGCTCACCACATGCATGTTCCGATGAATTCTTGCCAACTTCATCTCATCACAACGGCATGTTAAGAACGAATGTCCCTTACAGCTCCTATTTTTCTGCTCAAGAGGACTTAGATTTATATACTGACCCCGATTCAAGAAGTATgttgaattttaaaagacaagaagCTATTAAGCCTGATGTGTGGCTGCTAAAAAATGATGCCAACCCTGTTTACCACAAGCGCGCCCATCTAGCCAAAGAGGCAGCTTCCATCAAATGCCAAAACTGTGGTGTACCTTGTGGCACTTCTGTTTGCCAAAAGTGTGACAATCTGTTCAACTCTAGGCAGGATTATCCAGCAGTGAAACAGAGCACCTACTCCATTAAATCTGTTCCAAATGACGGCTTGTCTCCTGTGTCGGCTTTAAGAGAGAAATCTCAGTACACGTCACAGACTCAGAGTCAGGAGAGGGCTTCCCAGTTCAGTTCAAAATCCaaatcttcaggcacctcacgCTGTGGCTTTTGTAACCGATCCGGAGCTGCAAACACTTGCACATTTTGCTCAAAAGTCTCATGTGACACTTGCCTCAGCGCTTACTATTACGATCCCTGCTGTAGAAAAAGCGAGCTTCACAGGTTCATGCCTAACAATCAGTTAAACTATAAGTCGGCCCAGCTGTCCCACGTAGTTTATAGATAG
- the SPATA2 gene encoding spermatogenesis-associated protein 2 isoform X1, translating into MDTKYKDDLFRKYVQFHECKLSVSDNKQRPINDEYLRVAASALFCLPKIDPFYRFRLIKFYEMAENSLRALKSSSLHSLHNAFSMLETVGINLFLYPWKKEFKNIKTYTGPFVYYVKSALTEDDVRQILNYMGYVQELGTTYKLKEQVDAIQVKMVSFELFLAKVECEQLLEIHLQVKDKGYSEIDVINERKTSNEDVRGCSEAMKRRAECKENLNTSMARMVLQKSASERASKDYFKPKVSKPSKSVDTYDNYWENKKPPLMSSLSLRKEPILVDAEDDIKDEIIRPSPSLLTMSSSPHACSDEFLPTSSHHNGMLRTNVPYSSYFSAQEDLDLYTDPDSRSMLNFKRQEAIKPDVWLLKNDANPVYHKRAHLAKEAASIKCQNCGVPCGTSVCQKCDNLFNSRQDYPAVKQSTYSIKSVPNDGLSPVSALREKSQYTSQTQSQERASQFSSKSKSSGTSRCGFCNRSGAANTCTFCSKVSCDTCLSAYYYDPCCRKSELHRFMPNNQLNYKSAQLSHVVYR; encoded by the exons ATGGATACAAAATACAAAGACGATTTATTTAGGAAGTATGTACAGTTCCATGAGTGCAAACTGAGTGTCTCTGACAACAAGCAGCGTCCTATTAATGATGAGTATTTGCGAGTGGCAGCGTCCGCCTTATTTTGCCTTCCCAAAATTGATCCCTTTTATAGATTCCGGTTGATAAAATTTTATGAGATGGCTGAAAACTCACTGAGAGCTCTGAAATCCTCCAGTTTACATTCTCTCCATAATGCATTCAGCATGCTTGAGACAGTTGGAATCAACCTCTTCCTTTATCCCTGGAAAAAGGAGTTCAAAAACATTAAG ACCTACACTGGACCCTTTGTTTATTACGTGAAGTCTGCTCTAACTGAAGATGATGTAAGGCAGATTCTGAACTACATGGGCTATGTCCAAGAACTGGGAACAACATACAAGCTCAAAGAGCAGGTTGATGCCATCCAAGTGAAAATGGTTTCATTTGAACTCTTTTTGGCCAAAGTGGAATGTGAGCAGCTCCTTGAGATTCATTTGCAAGTGAAGGATAAAGGTTACTCAGAGATTGATGTCATAAATGAACGGAAAACCAGCAATGAAGATGTTCGAGGCTGCTCGGAAGCCATGAAGCGGCGTGCAGAGTGCAAGGAAAACCTAAACACCTCCATGGCACGAATGGTGCTTCAGAAGTCGGCAAGCGAACGGGCCTCTAAAGATTACTTCAAGCCAAAGGTGAGCAAGCCTTCTAAATCAGTGGACACATATGATAATTACTGGGAAAATAAGAAACCACCTTTGATGAGCTCTTTGAGTCTCAGGAAAGAACCAATTCTGGTCGATGCGGAAGATGACATTAAGGATGAGATTATCCGTCCGTCACCCTCCCTCCTGACAATGTCAAGCTCACCACATGCATGTTCCGATGAATTCTTGCCAACTTCATCTCATCACAACGGCATGTTAAGAACGAATGTCCCTTACAGCTCCTATTTTTCTGCTCAAGAGGACTTAGATTTATATACTGACCCCGATTCAAGAAGTATgttgaattttaaaagacaagaagCTATTAAGCCTGATGTGTGGCTGCTAAAAAATGATGCCAACCCTGTTTACCACAAGCGCGCCCATCTAGCCAAAGAGGCAGCTTCCATCAAATGCCAAAACTGTGGTGTACCTTGTGGCACTTCTGTTTGCCAAAAGTGTGACAATCTGTTCAACTCTAGGCAGGATTATCCAGCAGTGAAACAGAGCACCTACTCCATTAAATCTGTTCCAAATGACGGCTTGTCTCCTGTGTCGGCTTTAAGAGAGAAATCTCAGTACACGTCACAGACTCAGAGTCAGGAGAGGGCTTCCCAGTTCAGTTCAAAATCCaaatcttcaggcacctcacgCTGTGGCTTTTGTAACCGATCCGGAGCTGCAAACACTTGCACATTTTGCTCAAAAGTCTCATGTGACACTTGCCTCAGCGCTTACTATTACGATCCCTGCTGTAGAAAAAGCGAGCTTCACAGGTTCATGCCTAACAATCAGTTAAACTATAAGTCGGCCCAGCTGTCCCACGTAGTTTATAGATAG